The genomic region TGGAATGTCAGCATGTGTTTGTCATGCGGTCGAGACATGAGTTCGTTCCGGTTTGGGGACGAAAAGAGATTCTAGTGCTCGGcttggtagatttggtaaatcacggatgatgatttaaatcgggAGGGTAACTTTTGTGTAAAGTCGCCTAAAGGAGTTGAGCGAAATCTTCGGATTTGTGGGAATTGTTGTGGACATCGAATTtgagacttatgttgaggaccataGCGTGTGGATTCGgatcggttaagtgacgaggatcacgaggacgtgatcgagtctaagtgggggagagttgtaacaccccgtttttccccgtacatgatttataagtgtattgtgtatgtacgataggcgtatgaagggttcgggacatgttcgggtgttaaagtcttatacgcgagagaagggctcaggtcgagctttgtgttgcggcgcgacaaaggaggccgcggcgcggcaatgaactaaagttgagatcagaagtacgacaaagaatgatcccagacccagctataggtcgcggcgcgacaaagagggACGCGTCGCGGCGTTTCGATGAAATCCACACCAGAAGTTCGTTTAAAAgtgatcccagttcaaggcaatcgtcgcggcgcgacgaattaggccgcggcgcggcaaatggtgcgaactggcaccagattcttgtaaatctaaatgaagttcaagggcaaattggtcatttcacgattgagccagatggggatctaaaatctggtccacccatttcatttcttattttctttttccttttctttcattttctctcaagaaacataaataccccaagtgtttcaagtgggattttggaaaggaagaagcgggttttgatctttggcgtagttgacaagtgtgttctcctcgttcttagctacacggtgatactagtggtaagctctaactccgaaattcattttcgtgttcatcattcaagtttagggcttttgatggtatgattcataggtgaaacccatttagttgttaatcgaaggttaacaccaagatttgggtttattgttgttaatgtcgggttttgggtttggtgtgcaagtttatgcttgtaagacttgtaaaatatggtgttagaacataatcactagttgattgtgattatgggtgttttgggcgagatttgacttagtcaaattggaagtaagtgcaaatgggttaatattgcacttattggtattttgggtataagctagaatgtttagcttatttgtttgtaaattacttaggtgatttgcatttggacgatttggagctcaagcgggattgcttttcaagtaatcgaagtgagtggaatatttatacgcctatgtatataatttggttgcttgcgtgcgacgtggtaagtgacatccgttaggattcacttttcgtggaccacatttgagttgggaaaatatagtgagtgatatccgtgtggatagctcttcgttggctatattcgttttgtgtatgtggcgagtgataaatgtttgacctatcgctctttgtcggccacgtttgtatgtgtgtgtttggaatgtggggagtgatttctgtaaggaatgactctttgtcgaccacaaatggaggtgaggcatgtgacgagtgataaatgtttgacctatcgctcttcgtcggttacatgttagtattggttatgtagcgagtgattaatgtttgatctatcactcttcgtcggctacatgtgtgcgtttggatatgtgacgagtggttaatgtttgacctatcactcttcgtcggtcacatgtgtatattttgttttgtggcgagtgattaacgtttgacctatcgctcttcgtcggccacatgtgtgcatgggtaagtggtgagtgttatccgtttaaggattcgctcttcgttggccacttatcgtgggatggtaagcggtttcgcttttcgtcggccatccttgtgattgaggtaagtgttaacgtttcggttgcacttttcgtcggcctcatggtgcgtagtggtgagtggttaacgtatttgacctaccgctcttcgtcgaccacgtacgtgttgcgatgggtggtgagtggttaacgtatttgacctaccgctcttcgtcggccaccatcgagtcgaatgtcgacattgtgtatattgggttgtgtatgttctactagcattgtacgtatgattattcgtttattcgtttatcgtggtatgctaattatattgtgttgttgtgtaggtgtatgcaagtaattggattatgtatgtatgcgtataagtattgcattcactaagcattagcttaccctctcgttgtttacatttttataggttcgcatgcttgccggctcgggtaagcttggggattagagatcttggctaggttgctttagaagatcttgcttttggactcgattaggatttgggtagcatagtcccaaatcaccatgctcgggttatgttttaaataacatattattgtattaaggagtttaaattattaatgtatgttttaagttcgttgaacttacttcggtaacaaatatgttttggaaattgtgtattgggacctaaagtattatttaacgcgtattaaaaggaaaaatttttatgggccggttttaatacgggttgggttgtttcataggTAATTGATGATGTAATATAGTCAGTGATTTCGGATATATAACCTATAATCTGTAAACGCCATTTTCGCACCATTAATACTTTGCCAAccgttatatttatagatttttctTTGATAATGTATAGCCACGTAGCGCATACCTTCAATCTTGTTATAACCAAAACTGAAACAACAACCTTtaataccaaaaccaacaaccttacaacaatcaACCTTATAACAATCAATCCAATAaaaattatcaaaacaaccaaggttatagtcaaccacaaaataaccaaggttacaatcaacaacctcaacaaaacactcaacaatcccaaccttcaAAGAGTTTAGAGGAGATGATGCAAAATTATATCAAGAAGGTAGAATCAACCGAAGCTTTTCTAACAAAAAAGAATGAGTTCTTGAAGCAACAAGtacgaaaccaacaagcctcattccaaaATCTTGAGAGCACCATTGGAAGACTTTCAAACCAAGTTGCCGAAAGACCACAAGGAACATTACCTTCAAACACTCAATTTAACCcaagcagcaattacaacaataactgTCAACAAAACCAAAGCCAACAAAACAACAACACGAGGGTTATTCCTATCGAGAGCAACACTACCAATCAAAAAAACAATCAAGAAAGTTCATCAAATGCCACATCCAATTCCACTTATGCTCAAGTAAACTCGATTGCTTCAACGAAAGAAGATCAACTAGAATATCCTCATGTTTTCACATTCGACGTTGAAGAGGATGAGTTTGAGTTGGATGAAGCATTGGAAATCAATACAATGGATTTTAGGGTATTCACATTTTTGGATGATTCGAAAGAGGAAAAGTTCATTCCCTATCAAGTGAAAACTTTAAGGTCAATGGAGGCTGTCGAGTCAACATGCAAGGAATTAGAGAGTGATTTTgagaaaatcaaattgggaaacgTAGAAAAGGTCTTAAAATGTAAAGGAGCAAAGGAACGAGGTCGAGGTTTTTACTACATAAACCAAGGAGAAAAATGAGACACCGGTCTCACATCCAAAAGGATGTGGATTGTAAGTCAACTCTAACCGATAACGAAAACATTTATGTTAAACTCCCCTTGTCGGAGGTTCTTGAGaatatgcccaattatgggaaatttTTAAAGACACTCATGGACAAAAAGGGAGATGTTGAGCAAGCATCCACCGCTTTCTTGAAAAAAGGAGTGTGATGGGATTATAAAAAAGTGTAACCTACCACCAAAAATGGGTGATCCCGGACCTTTCCTTATCCCATGTAATGTGAACGGATCGGAGATGTTTACATCCTTAACCGACTTAGGGGCTAGTATTAACTTCATACCATATTCCATTTATAAAAGGTTATGCTTAGGTGACCTTTCACCCACTACAATGGGAGTAAAGGTAATTGACCAATCCATTAGCTCTAGTGTAAGGATCGCCGAGGACCTAATAGTGAAAGTAGGGGACATGGAATTTCCAATTGATTTTTTCATTGTCGATATTAAGGAAGACCCGATTGTACCCCTTGTTTTGGGAAGGCCATTCTTGGCAACCGTGAGTTCTTTCTTTGATTTTAGAACCGGGAAATTAACTCTTAGAGACAAGGGCAAATGCATGAGCATACGAACCAAATATGTTAAATCGTCATTAACACCCTTGACCACACCACAAATTGTTGCTAGTGTACAATGCACCACAAGCACAAAACAAGTTGGTTCACCAACTAAATGTGGCGGGAGATTGACCAAAGGAACTCCAAGTAAGCCCAAAGATCAAATTGACGTTATTGATAAGTCCGTGAGGAAATTGTATGGGCGGGTACATCGGGCTTCATCCAAAAAGGATGAACATTTGAGGAATCTCCTAGTTTTGAACATGTCAAAACATGAAAAATTCAAACTCAAGGAGTTAATTAATTAAGCTAAAGTAACAAATGATTGTTTGGTGTTAATGCTAGATGATGGTCATCATGAAAATGTTTCTCTTAGTTCAAAGGGAGGGGAGGTTTACAACCCCGGTATTAGTTGAAATTTCAAGAGGATGGgagtcgggtgatagactcgtTAAAAACTTTCCGCAATCGTGTACATAACTTCTTTTAGTTGCATTTCATATAGGATTGTATGATATTCCTCTTGTTATCTGCATTTGCATGTAGTTGCATTTCATGCATATGGGTAAATTGGAAAATACCAAAAATAGTTTgcgaacgggtcaaaatggacttaAAACTGAAAAACTGCATTCAGGTACAAAAGTGACGCTTTTGATCTGGAAGCAGCGCTTTTGCTCTTAAAGAGCGGCGCTCCTATTTCAAAAAGAGACATTTTTGGTTGTGTGTTGGGACCAATAATGGACAGTAGGAAAGAGCGATCCTTCTGACTCAAAAAGCAACGCTTTTGTTTTCCAGGAACGACGCTCTTGTACCAAAAGCGGTGCTCCTGGACACATGTGCTTAAACTTCCTGCACGACCAAACACTTCATTTTTTCAACCACAACTCATCTTTTCTCTCTAGTAGCGGCGTTTTTTCCAACCCTAATCGACCCTAATCACTATCAAACTTTAAATTTCTTCAATTTTCTTGCATATCTTCAATCATTAATGATCAAATCAAAATCGTCTTTTATGAATAGATTTTGGGTTTGAGTGCTTGAATTGGCAGAAATAGagagtcgaatgttttaactccaataattgtgcaaatccCGATTTGGAATCTGAATTCTAAGGGCATAAAATAATCGATTAAATtagccttattcgatcggaatcgaattaGCTAATATCTAAGAGTGGATTAATTCCGACTATGATCGGAGCACCGATCGGAATTGATTTAACGACTGGAATGATGTTACCGCaattgatttgggcagagtaacattaatgcatccagtgttgttttaatgaaagatcttgtttacgtatttatagatgtctaggagggaatgatgacgtggcacatgtccctttcatggttgtaacgaactttatcaatcccgaggggtgacgtggcacctgtccctttcgtgGGGAATAACAAATCCTAACGAACTTCACTAGATTTGCgagctgacgtggcatgcaacttgcctGCATGCTTACTCCGTCGTTAGGTAATTGTTCCGGGACGAAGTGTCTGCTCTGGatagtgcactttctccgggacagTGGGTTCATCCTGGGAGAATATCTTCATGCCGGGATGGAACGCCGTGATGATACTAATGGCAGATTGGTCCcggttaaggcatcacggtgctctcaaTCTAGCCGGGAAGGTTTTGCTTTCTACTTTGTTCCAAGTTTTTCTTCACGGTTATGATTATCACGACTGCCTGTATGACGCCAGTTATGTGTATGTCATCCGGGTTCTTGGTCTTGCCATTTGTCCGGCATGGTAAAGTTTCCGTGATGACGTCAGGCGGACGTCGGGAAAAGAAGTCCGTATTCCGGTTCGCGCAGTACCGGGTAAGATTTTTGCCGAGATGCTTGCCTGTTTTTGAgatggatcattatgcgtatcattaagtccccccggtTCATTTCAGCTATAGAAAAAGAAAAATCACATTCTGAAATCGGCGAAACCTCACATCCTGTTCCTGTTGCCTTAGACCTGATGGTGATAGCCGGGACGGTTACCATCGTCAAACTTCCGGGACAAAGCCATGCTTCCGATTGGATGTGCATTTAATGTTTGTCAGCGTGAAAAGACAGTTTCTGCAATTACGCTccctttttgtgtttttttttcgtTTTCCAACTTTTTGAAACGGCGTTCGAAAGATTTCTTTTTGCGATTTTAATCATTTCTTTTGTTGATCCTCCTTTTGATCTGAGCCGTTGAATCAATCTTCTTTAAAACCTATAAATATCTTCCCTTTTCCAGTATTTCTACTTTTTACAGCTTTCATGCCCTAATCGTTTCTCCTTCAAAAAACCAACAGTTTTTTTACGAAAAAGGTACCTTTTCTATTTCTTTCTTCTTTATTACTTTTTATTTTTGTACATATGGCGGATTAGTCTTCCACTTCTACTAGCGTAGATGCTCCTGGAACTTCTTCTAGGCCTTCTGTAAATGTTAGTGGAATTATGAGTCAAGTATGCGACGTGTATCTGGACAAGATGGTACGCAAGTACCCGTTTCTGATTCACTTTTCATTGAGGGTGCCCGATGCTATACCATTAGTGTGGTCAATTTTCGATTGCCCTATTCCGAATTTATGTATCAGTTCTTTGCGCATTATGGTATTGCGCCTACGCAGGTACATCCCCATGTGTACCAAAAATTGGTCATGTGGGAGATGTATTTTAACCACTATCATATTCTTCCCACCGTCTGTATGTTTTGATTCTACTTTTCCATCTCGAAGTTCGAGGTTAGATGGTTTACCATCAAACGAATGAGCGCAATTCAATTTTACTGGAGATATGGACACGTCATTGAAGGAGTGGCGGGAGTCTTTCTTTTTTATTGATAGCAAAGAGCTACCGCCGCGATTCGTTGGGCTCTGTGAATGGGCAGATGACGTGAAGAAGAGAGCCAACAGAGTCCCAAGTTTGAATGCTGCCGAGAAGGCGTGTATAGAAGCTATTCGGGAGTTTAAGTTTCCACAGCGGCCATACCCGGAGGCCATGCTCGTGTTGGGGGAGTTAGCCACCAATGATCGAACCTTAATACCAAGCCTGTTCTTCGTTTTAATGGAGCAGGTGAAAACTGATCCTAGCCGCTTGCTATGTCACCCGATTTATTTATCGTATACTAACTTTGTTTATATTTGATGTTTATGCAACAGTGATGGAGTTTTCTACTACGTTGGGTTTCGGTGATCTGACGGAGATCCATGTGGATAGTGTCCCGGTAGTTCCGGGAAACGAACCGGATGTCGCTCCCCAGGACCTGGAGCAGAATGCTGCTGATGGTGCTGACTTGATCCTTCCCTGTCCGGATGTGCCGGAGGGGCATGCATCGGTAAAGAGGAGGATTCACGAGCTCCCCCACTTACGGAAGAAGGCCAAAGGTAACCATCTTGTTTCGATAAACCAGTTATGCCTTAATGTTTTTACTTATCCCATGCCTAACTTTTGTGAAATATTTGTTTTGTAGTTGTTACCAAGCCATCTGTTGGTGCCGGCACGACCGAGACGGAGCCCATAGATTTGGGTGAGGAGGGTGACCAGTTCTGCCTGGAAATCTTTGATGATATGCATTTCAACGTCTCTGTGGGGGATGATCTTATCCATTCCTTCTCTCAGCTGGATATTAACTATCCCGGCTGTAAGAATATTTTGGATGAGAGTCTTCTTCATCCCTTCTGTAGGTGGTGTCTCTCCTCCCACAAGAAGAATCTGATGCTCTCTGAGCCCGGGCACTCATGGCGATGAATACACTTATTCTACATGGTTTGAAACGAGAGAGACAGATGGCGGATCATCTTAAAGCTGCTCGTGAGGAACTGTCATAGGCACCCTTGGCTCGGGAAGCCATTAATAGCTTGGAGGCCCAGCTGAGGGCTTCCAAGGATGAACTTGTTCGGGTGGTGCAGGAGAAGGACAAGGAGATTGATGCTGCCGTTTCTACCAAGGAGGTGGCCCTTGCTGAGTGTAAACGGTTGCAGGGTAGTCTTCCTTCTATTTTGAAAAAGGCTATCAATTCTTCAACTATGAAGGCACCCTTCCAGGCTTATGTGGATAGCTTTGGGACAACCAACTTTACACATGCCGTTAGGATGATGCAGAAACATCACATTAGCGGTACCGTCCCCTTGCATCAGAAAATTACCGGGAAGGTGAATGCAGCCGCCGCGCAGGAATGTCAGGCTGCTCAAAAGGCCTTGGCGGAGATCCAATTTGGTAGTTTTGGGGATCTTTGTTCCAATGATGGTACAACCGTGCAGCAGCTCTTGGACTTTAATTTTTAATTTGTTGTACTGCGCATTGTTGCATATTTTTTAGAGAAGCTTGTAATGAATCGTGTATAGCGAATGAAAGCTTCATTTCAAGTATTTTGTGTTGAATTATTCTTGAGTTAAACTAGTTCATATCTTCATATGTATGTCTAGAATACATTTGTgttagttttggcgtgtacaccatgcagtcacgcgtgtttatgccatctactcattggccgtttatcagtataaacttgtatcgatgagggctagacaatcacctcttaagggggtacaaaatAACTAATGTGGGACTTACGTGGATGCCAGAATCCATCTGCTGCTAACCGGTTattaatatatgaacatcgtttgtaAATGACATACTGAACAAGTTATTGTAAACGGTAAATTGCTTTTATTCATTCCTGAAAATGAAAAACATACATAGATTCTTTATTGAAAAAGAGACATAATCATCAAGATAGCTGTAAGTTGAAGTAATTAGTTTCAGTCACCATATCCATCTAAATTGCAGTGTagcatctagccacttttgtttccctTAGTGGGCGTTCCATCTTGGTTGGAGCTTTCACAACTTTCTGGCCTGGAACGTTTTGGTGCCCAACTAAGGTGTTCAGTTGTTCCATGGTTATTGATAAATTGTTCTTCCCACCCCGGCCGATAGCGTCAGCCGGCGCTCTCGCTTCCGGTTTATAAGGGTTAGTTAGGCTCTTTTTGTTGGAGTATGATGCTAGAGGGAAGTAACTTAGCCGTTTAAGCACTGACACACGTTTTTCTTCCAAGATGTGTGGTGTTTTACTCGCTTGCGTTCTTCGTGCGACTTGAGTATTGCCTCTTATCGGGAAAGGCTATCGTGTCGATTCGACTGTAGCCACACCTTTCCGGGTTGGAAATTTAAGCAAACCGCGAGCAGTGGAGGTTATGGCGCTAAACTTTCTGAAGAAGTTTCTTCTCAAGATCACATTCATGGCGGTCATAGATTTGACCACATAAAAGTTAATGACCTCACTACAGAGGTAGGGCTGTATGCCTATCGTCACCGTTGCTTTGAGTCTTCCTATGGGTTCTTCAGTAGAGTAAGTAAATCAAGAGATAATGGCGTTGGAGTGCCTCATTTTTCTACTGACATATTTTGGGAGTTGGGAAAGGCAATGTGCGTACAAGACATCAACCTCACTCCCAGTGTCAGTGTACATTTCCTGGACACGAAATCCGTCTATCAGATCGTTAATCACCACAGGTTCTTCCCGAGCGTATCGTGTAGGTAACCTAAGGAATGTGATTGCCGCGTCTCTCCATGGGTCGAGCTCATCTTTTTCGATACTAATCATGTTAATTACAACTTTATCTTTCCTTCTCACGTTTCTTACCGTCTTCCTTCTGCCAACTGAATGTTTTGTTGGGGTCGGCCTTCTTGAACTTCCGTCCTGACAACAAGTGATTGAGTTCGCCTGCTTTGATTTTGGCGATGATTTCGCGTATCAACGCCTTGTATTCATCGGGGTCGTGGCCGTTATCTTCGTGGAACTCACAATACTTGTCTGACTTTTGACCGTTACGTTTTTCTAGTGGTGCCGGAGGGGTAAACTTTGCCTTTACTGGTTCTGTTAACAGTATTTCCCTTGGAGTTTTGGATAGGCTGTCGATTAGGGACCCCTTATCATATGGTCTTCGGCTGCTCTTATCATGCCTGTAACCATCATGGCTTTTGCCGTGACTCTTGTGGCCTTTATGATGGCTTTCACTGCGCCTGCTGCTGTCGTGACGGTGCCTGCTGTTGCTTCTTCTTTCCTCTTCTCTTTTCTTTTTGTCCCGGTGTTACCCGGCTTGTCTTTCCCTTCCAGAGTGTTTGTACTGCCTCGCTACCATCACTGCGTCTGCAAATGTACTCGGGATGTTCCACCGGAGTTCAGAGACGAGTG from Rutidosis leptorrhynchoides isolate AG116_Rl617_1_P2 chromosome 9, CSIRO_AGI_Rlap_v1, whole genome shotgun sequence harbors:
- the LOC139868459 gene encoding uncharacterized protein, which gives rise to MKTQLWSDEVACHLFPTVLQSAAREWFVKLPPNGITCFADLREKFLMQYQNLRRYTYTHLYAHEIPMYRGEKIESFITRYILECPKIPGLLETQQIFGFITCLDKDAHPSLVSELRWNIPSTFADAVMVARQYKHSGRERQAGHDKSSRRPYDKGSLIDSLSKTPREILLTEPVKAKFTPPAPLEKRNGQKSDKYCEFHEDNGHDPDEYKALIREIIAKIKAGELNHLLSGRKFKKADPNKTFSWQKEDGKKREKER